Proteins encoded by one window of Calonectris borealis chromosome 32, bCalBor7.hap1.2, whole genome shotgun sequence:
- the SNRPA gene encoding U1 small nuclear ribonucleoprotein A: MKGTFVERDRKREKRKPKGQDAPAAKKTGAGTGTPATGGVQGSVPGMPALNQAPRMMHHMAGQPPYMPPPGMIPPPGMTPGGIPPGAMPPQQVMPGQMPPAQPLSENPPNHILFLTNLPEETNELMLSMLFNQFPGFKEVRLVPGRHDIAFVEFDNEVQAGAARDALQGFKITQNNAMKISFAKK, encoded by the exons ATGAAGGGAACGTTCGTCGAGCGCGACCGCAAACGGGAAAAGCGGAAACCCAAAGGACAAGACGCGCCGGCGGCGAAGAAAACCGGCGCCGGAACCGGCACGCCGGCAACGGGCGGCGTTCAGGGAAGCGTTCCG GGAATGCCGGCGTTGAACCAAGCGCCGCGGATGATGCATCATATGGCGGGGCAGCCCCCCTATATGCCTCCGCCGGGAATGATCCCCCCACCCGGGATGACTCCCGGTGGGATTCCTCCGGGAGCTATGCCCCCCCAGCAGGTGATGCCGGGGCAGATGCCGCCGGCGCAACCG CTGTCGGAGAACCCCCCGAATCACATCCTCTTCCTCACCAACCTCCCCGAGGAGACCAACGAGCTGATGCTCTCCATGCTCTTCAACCA ATTCCCCGGTTTCAAGGAGGTGCGGTTAGTGCCGGGCCGGCACGATATCGCCTTCGTTGAATTCGATAACGAGGTGCAAGCGGGGGCCGCCCGCGACGCCCTCCAGGGCTTCAAAATCACCCAGAACAACGCCATGAAGATCTCCTTCGCCAAAAagtga
- the RAB4B gene encoding ras-related protein Rab-4B, producing MSETYDFLFKFLVIGSAGTGKSCLLHQFIENKFKQDSNHTIGVEFGSKVVNVGGKTVKLQIWDTAGQERFRSVTRSYYRGAAGALLVYDITSRETYNALTNWLTDARTLASPNIVIILCGNKKDLDADREVTFLEASRFAQENELMFLETSALTGENVEEAFLKCARTILNKIESGELDPERMGSGIQYGDASLRQLRQPRGAPAQNRQPCSC from the exons ATGTCCGAGACCTACG ATTTTCTCTTCAAGTTCCTGGTGATAGGGAGCGCCGGCACGGGGAAGTCCTGCCTCCTCCACCAGTTCATCGAAAACAAAT TCAAACAGGACTCGAATCACACGATCGGGGTGGAGTTCGGCTCCAAGGTCGTTAACGTCGGCGGGAAGACGGTGAAGCTGCAGATCTGGGACACGGCCGGGCAGGAGAGGTTCAG gtcGGTGACTCGAAGCTACTACCGGGGCGCCGCGGGCGCGCTGCTCGTGTACGATATCACCAG cCGGGAGACCTACAACGCGTTGACCAACTGGTTGACGGACGCCCGTACCCTCGCCAGCCCCAACATCGTCATCATCCTCTGCGGGAATAAGAAGGATTTGGACGCCGACCGGGAGGTGACGTTCCTGGAGGCTTCGCGTTTCGCTCAGGAGAACG AGCTCATGTTCCTGGAGACCAGCGCCCTGACGGGAGAAAACGTGGAAGAAGCCTTCTTAAAATGCGCCAGGACCATATTAAACAAAATCGAATCGG gtgaacTGGACCCGGAGCGGATGGGCTCGGGGATCCAGTACGGAGACGCCTCCCTGCGCCAGCTGCGCCAGCCCCGGGGGGCCCCGGCGCAGAAccggcagccctgcagctgctga